From a single Pseudalkalibacillus hwajinpoensis genomic region:
- the argF gene encoding ornithine carbamoyltransferase, with translation MIQSIQKTDKEIEEGMKGKDFLTIGEFTTDEIHYLLNEAVELKKLQKQGVPHEALKGKILGMIFEKSSTRTRVSFEVAMLQLGGHALFLSSKDIQLGRGETIEDTAHVLAGYLDGVMIRTFGHETIERFAHASSVPVINGLTDTHHPAQILADLLTILEHKGYLNGLKAAYFGDGNNVAHSLIEGAAKVGMHFTIACPKGYEPDEAIITKAKEVGKTTGAIIQVTEDPIDAAKDADVLITDVWASMGQEEEQAEREGVFEPYQVNEELCINANKNYIFMHCLPAHRGEEVTEGIIDGSHSVVYQEAENRLHAQKALLKLLLKN, from the coding sequence ATGATTCAATCAATACAGAAAACAGATAAAGAAATTGAAGAAGGAATGAAGGGAAAAGATTTTCTTACAATTGGTGAATTCACAACAGATGAAATTCACTATCTTTTAAATGAAGCCGTTGAACTGAAAAAACTGCAAAAGCAGGGTGTACCCCACGAAGCATTGAAAGGTAAAATCCTTGGAATGATTTTCGAAAAGTCATCAACGAGAACACGTGTATCGTTTGAGGTGGCCATGTTACAGCTAGGCGGTCATGCCCTATTCCTGAGCTCAAAGGATATACAGCTAGGAAGAGGCGAGACGATTGAAGACACTGCACACGTGCTTGCGGGCTATCTTGATGGTGTAATGATTCGTACGTTTGGCCATGAAACAATTGAACGTTTTGCACATGCATCATCAGTTCCGGTTATTAATGGACTGACAGATACCCATCATCCAGCTCAGATTCTTGCTGACTTGCTTACGATTCTAGAGCATAAAGGTTATTTAAATGGTTTAAAAGCTGCGTATTTTGGTGATGGAAACAATGTTGCTCATTCGCTAATTGAAGGTGCTGCTAAAGTAGGGATGCATTTCACGATTGCCTGTCCAAAAGGATACGAACCTGACGAAGCGATCATAACGAAAGCGAAGGAAGTTGGGAAAACGACGGGGGCTATTATTCAAGTAACGGAGGATCCCATTGATGCAGCGAAAGACGCAGATGTACTCATCACTGACGTATGGGCTAGTATGGGACAGGAAGAAGAGCAAGCAGAACGTGAAGGCGTTTTTGAACCGTATCAAGTGAATGAAGAGTTATGCATAAATGCAAATAAAAATTACATCTTTATGCATTGCCTGCCAGCACACAGAGGAGAAGAAGTAACAGAGGGAATTATCGATGGTTCACACTCTGTTGTATATCAGGAAGCAGAGAATCGTCTTCATGCTCAAAAGGCCCTTTTAAAACTTTTATTAAAAAATTGA
- the argH gene encoding argininosuccinate lyase: MSKLWGGRFTKETNKLVEEYTASIQYDKELAEEDIEGSLAHVQMLSECGVISSADMVEIKRGLNIVLEKIQSGEFDYDVAHEDIHMNIEKALIDEIGPVGGKLHTGRSRNDQVATDMHMYLVKKVKLFISHIEAVQQAIVKQAEEHVETVLPGYTHLQRAQPVSFAHHMLAYFWMFERDKERFQDSIKRTNMLPLGAGALAGTTFPIDRHRTAELLGFDDVYPNSMDAVSDRDFILEFLSNASMLMMHMSRLSEEMVIWSSQEFQFIELDDSFCTGSSIMPQKKNPDVPELLRAKTGRVYGNLFSLLTVLKGLPLAYNKDMQEDKEGMFDTAKTLDGALQLLAPMIATMTVKTENMKQAVNEDYSNATDIADYLVNKGMTFRESHEIIGKIVLYSIQHQKYLLDLTLDEYKNFTSLFEEDVFEILKPANVMNARKSYGGTSPEQIKVQLDLANNHLSVAENA; this comes from the coding sequence GTGTCTAAGCTTTGGGGAGGACGCTTTACGAAAGAAACAAATAAGCTCGTAGAAGAATATACAGCTTCGATCCAGTATGACAAAGAACTAGCAGAGGAAGATATCGAGGGCAGTCTCGCCCATGTGCAGATGCTTAGTGAATGCGGCGTTATTAGTTCGGCGGATATGGTCGAAATTAAGCGCGGACTGAATATTGTCCTTGAGAAAATCCAATCAGGCGAGTTTGACTATGATGTGGCTCACGAAGATATTCATATGAACATTGAGAAAGCGCTCATTGACGAAATTGGACCAGTAGGTGGAAAGCTACACACAGGGAGAAGCCGTAATGATCAGGTTGCTACCGATATGCACATGTATCTTGTAAAAAAGGTAAAACTGTTTATTTCTCATATTGAAGCTGTTCAGCAGGCGATTGTAAAGCAGGCTGAAGAGCATGTGGAAACGGTTCTGCCTGGATACACACATTTGCAGCGTGCACAGCCTGTCTCTTTTGCGCATCATATGTTAGCTTATTTCTGGATGTTCGAGCGTGATAAGGAAAGATTTCAGGATAGCATAAAGCGGACAAATATGCTCCCGCTTGGTGCGGGTGCACTCGCGGGAACAACATTCCCGATTGATCGTCATCGCACAGCTGAGCTTCTCGGCTTCGATGATGTCTATCCGAACAGTATGGATGCAGTAAGTGATCGTGATTTTATTCTTGAGTTTCTTTCGAATGCGTCCATGCTTATGATGCACATGTCTCGATTGTCTGAAGAAATGGTCATCTGGAGTAGTCAGGAATTTCAGTTCATCGAACTAGATGACTCCTTCTGCACTGGATCGAGCATTATGCCTCAAAAGAAAAATCCAGATGTTCCTGAACTACTTCGAGCAAAAACTGGGCGAGTATATGGTAATCTGTTCAGTTTACTGACTGTTCTTAAAGGATTACCACTCGCATATAACAAAGACATGCAAGAAGACAAAGAAGGCATGTTTGATACAGCAAAGACGCTTGACGGTGCACTTCAACTGTTAGCACCAATGATTGCGACAATGACAGTTAAAACAGAGAATATGAAGCAAGCGGTGAATGAGGATTATTCTAATGCAACAGATATTGCAGATTACCTTGTGAACAAAGGGATGACATTCCGTGAATCGCATGAGATTATTGGAAAGATTGTGCTGTACAGCATTCAGCATCAGAAGTACCTTCTGGATTTGACGCTTGATGAATATAAAAACTTCACCTCTTTATTTGAAGAAGATGTGTTCGAAATATTAAAACCAGCTAATGTAATGAATGCAAGAAAGAGCTATGGTGGAACTTCGCCAGAACAAATTAAAGTTCAACTTGATCTCGCGAACAACCATTTATCTGTTGCTGAAAATGCATAA
- a CDS encoding argininosuccinate synthase, whose product MAKEKIILAYSGGLDTSISIKWLEEKYGYEVIALGLDVGEGKDLETIKDKALKVGASKAYMIEAKELLAENYLLPALKANALYEGKYPLSSALSRPLISKLLVEAAEREGATAVAHGCTGKGNDQVRFEVSIQALNPDLKVIAPVREWGMTRDEQIAYAEEKGIPVPVKLDNPFSIDANIWGRACEAGVLEDPWAEAPEAAFEWTAPIHLTPDEPEYIEIDFDEGRPTALNGQQMGLVDLIEKLNEIGGVHGIGRIDHIENRLVGIKSREVYENPGALILINAHKELEFLTHTREVSQFKTTIDQQLSKLIYDGLWYSPLRQALEGFINETQKVVSGKIRIKLHKGTNTVVGRKSENSLYNEQLATYLKGDLFDHDAAVGFIKLWGLPTKVNAEVHKKQKVHQ is encoded by the coding sequence ATGGCAAAAGAGAAGATCATTCTTGCTTATTCCGGAGGATTGGATACCTCCATTTCGATAAAATGGCTTGAAGAAAAATACGGGTATGAGGTTATTGCACTTGGACTTGATGTAGGAGAAGGGAAGGACTTAGAAACGATTAAGGATAAGGCACTCAAAGTTGGTGCATCAAAAGCGTACATGATCGAAGCGAAAGAATTGCTTGCGGAAAATTATCTTTTACCAGCACTAAAAGCAAATGCCCTTTATGAAGGAAAATACCCATTGTCCTCTGCGCTGTCACGTCCGCTTATTTCGAAGCTACTCGTTGAAGCAGCTGAACGTGAAGGAGCGACGGCAGTCGCTCATGGATGTACTGGGAAGGGAAATGACCAGGTTCGCTTTGAAGTTTCGATTCAGGCGTTGAATCCAGACTTGAAAGTGATCGCTCCTGTACGAGAATGGGGCATGACGCGTGATGAACAGATTGCTTACGCAGAAGAAAAAGGAATCCCAGTTCCTGTAAAGCTGGATAACCCGTTTTCCATTGACGCCAACATCTGGGGGCGTGCTTGTGAAGCGGGTGTGCTAGAAGATCCATGGGCTGAAGCGCCAGAAGCTGCGTTTGAATGGACAGCACCGATTCATCTAACTCCGGATGAGCCAGAATATATTGAAATTGATTTTGACGAAGGTCGTCCAACAGCGCTAAACGGCCAGCAAATGGGCCTAGTTGACCTAATTGAGAAGTTAAATGAAATCGGTGGGGTCCATGGAATCGGACGTATCGATCATATTGAAAATCGTCTAGTTGGTATTAAATCAAGAGAAGTGTATGAAAATCCTGGGGCGCTGATTTTAATTAATGCTCACAAAGAGTTAGAGTTTTTAACTCATACTCGTGAAGTATCACAATTTAAAACGACCATTGATCAGCAGTTGTCAAAGCTTATCTATGATGGTCTATGGTATTCACCATTACGTCAAGCGCTTGAAGGGTTTATTAACGAAACGCAGAAAGTTGTTAGTGGGAAAATCCGTATTAAACTTCACAAAGGTACCAACACCGTCGTTGGCCGTAAGTCAGAGAACTCACTTTATAACGAACAGCTTGCAACGTACCTTAAAGGAGATCTCTTTGATCATGATGCAGCAGTAGGATTCATCAAACTGTGGGGACTCCCAACGAAAGTGAACGCAGAAGTGCATAAGAAGCAAAAAGTTCATCAATAA
- a CDS encoding acetylornithine transaminase: protein MSLTKSTQTSIMKTYNRLPITAIKGEGSFLYDENGTEFLDFTSGIATCNLGHQPESVKKKVTEQLDLLWHCSNLYHIPKQQELADLLTDKSSFDEVFFCNSGTEANEAAIKLVRKWSGKDSIVTFTKSFHGRTLGSLSATAQPNLQEGFGSMLEGFYYFPYNEFDSLAKIEELKPAAVMFELVQGEGGVRQADKEWIAQLVKICQANNILLVVDEVQTGIGRTGTLFAHEQYDFEPDIMTLAKGLGSGFPIGAMLAKGSIAKAFGPGAHGSTFGGNPLASSAAVETVKEVSSLLKHVNSTSDYLIKELQHLAEHHSSISEVRGLGLLIGVEVKEAASYVTKLRDKGVLVLTAGPTVIRILPPLNVSHQEANQFLSVLTEVFQVVEEGI, encoded by the coding sequence ATGTCACTAACTAAATCCACTCAAACGAGCATTATGAAAACATACAATCGTCTTCCTATCACGGCAATTAAAGGCGAGGGAAGCTTCCTATACGACGAAAATGGAACGGAATTTCTCGATTTCACCTCAGGAATTGCAACCTGCAACCTTGGCCATCAGCCTGAATCTGTTAAGAAAAAAGTCACTGAACAGCTCGATCTTCTCTGGCACTGTTCTAATCTATATCACATTCCAAAGCAGCAGGAGCTTGCTGATCTTCTTACAGATAAAAGTAGCTTTGATGAGGTGTTCTTTTGTAATAGTGGAACGGAAGCGAATGAAGCGGCGATTAAATTAGTAAGAAAGTGGAGTGGGAAGGATTCGATTGTAACGTTTACAAAGTCATTTCACGGGCGTACACTCGGCTCCCTTTCTGCTACTGCGCAACCGAACCTTCAAGAAGGGTTTGGATCCATGTTGGAAGGTTTCTATTACTTTCCTTATAACGAGTTTGATAGTTTAGCAAAAATCGAAGAATTGAAACCAGCTGCTGTTATGTTTGAGCTTGTTCAGGGGGAAGGAGGCGTTCGCCAAGCAGATAAGGAGTGGATTGCCCAACTCGTTAAAATCTGTCAGGCTAACAATATTCTCCTTGTAGTTGATGAGGTCCAAACAGGGATAGGGCGGACAGGTACGTTATTTGCCCATGAACAGTATGACTTTGAACCAGATATCATGACGCTCGCTAAGGGGCTTGGTTCAGGCTTTCCAATTGGTGCTATGCTCGCTAAAGGTTCAATTGCAAAAGCATTTGGTCCTGGTGCTCACGGTAGTACATTTGGTGGTAATCCGCTTGCGTCATCTGCTGCTGTCGAAACCGTTAAAGAAGTGTCTTCATTACTAAAGCATGTTAACAGCACTTCAGACTATTTAATAAAAGAATTGCAGCACCTGGCGGAACATCATTCATCAATTAGTGAGGTAAGAGGGCTTGGTTTACTCATCGGCGTTGAAGTAAAAGAGGCAGCATCCTATGTTACCAAGTTAAGAGATAAAGGTGTGCTTGTGTTAACAGCCGGACCGACTGTCATTCGGATACTTCCTCCTTTAAACGTCAGTCATCAGGAAGCAAACCAGTTTCTTTCAGTTCTAACAGAAGTGTTTCAGGTAGTGGAGGAGGGAATTTAG
- a CDS encoding carbamoyl phosphate synthase small subunit translates to MGKGYLVLENGAVFEGELAGDIEASGEVVFNTSMTGYQEIVSDPSYAGQIIVFCYPQIGNYGINHLDSESEHLHLHGVVTGEQCETPSHYLSNSSFSKGLTEHGIPSLTNVDTRALVKMLRDHGTMKGKLVPEVPAEHNNWNFEKSYVPFVSVKEIKHYPGKGPHIVLMDFGYKKSILTSLQSLECAVTVVPFNTTVDNFVDIQPDGVVLSNGPGDPEALSPYYDTIRVISETYPVFGICLGHQLLALAHGATTRKLTFGHRGSNHPVKHLETGKVYITSQNHGYEVVRESLENTGLSPTFINLNDKTVEGLKHHKYDIQSVQFHPEAHAGPADTAFLFKTFMQQITRTGDQHYAFT, encoded by the coding sequence ATGGGAAAAGGCTATCTCGTTTTAGAAAATGGCGCGGTATTTGAAGGAGAGTTAGCAGGTGACATAGAGGCATCAGGAGAAGTCGTTTTTAATACGAGTATGACCGGATATCAGGAAATCGTTTCAGACCCTTCTTATGCAGGGCAAATTATTGTTTTTTGCTATCCGCAAATCGGAAATTATGGAATAAATCATCTTGATAGCGAAAGTGAACACCTCCACCTTCACGGAGTTGTGACCGGTGAACAGTGTGAAACCCCAAGTCACTATTTATCAAACAGTTCATTTTCAAAGGGGCTCACAGAGCATGGTATTCCTTCATTAACGAACGTGGACACGAGAGCACTCGTTAAAATGCTGAGAGACCACGGAACAATGAAAGGGAAATTGGTGCCTGAAGTTCCAGCAGAACACAACAACTGGAATTTTGAGAAATCATACGTTCCATTTGTCTCTGTGAAGGAAATAAAACATTACCCCGGTAAAGGGCCACATATTGTTCTAATGGACTTTGGCTATAAAAAATCCATCTTAACTTCACTGCAATCTCTGGAGTGTGCTGTTACCGTCGTTCCTTTTAATACAACGGTGGATAATTTTGTTGACATTCAGCCAGATGGTGTTGTGTTAAGTAATGGACCAGGCGATCCTGAAGCATTATCTCCCTATTACGATACGATTCGAGTAATAAGTGAAACGTATCCCGTCTTCGGAATCTGTCTTGGGCACCAACTTCTAGCGCTTGCCCATGGTGCTACCACTCGGAAGCTCACGTTTGGGCATAGAGGGTCCAATCACCCCGTCAAGCATTTGGAGACTGGTAAGGTGTATATCACTTCTCAAAATCATGGATATGAGGTTGTGCGAGAAAGCCTGGAAAATACGGGGCTTAGTCCAACATTTATCAATTTAAATGACAAAACGGTTGAAGGATTAAAACATCATAAGTACGACATTCAATCGGTACAGTTTCACCCGGAAGCCCATGCAGGCCCAGCCGATACGGCCTTTTTATTCAAGACTTTTATGCAGCAGATTACAAGAACAGGAGACCAACATTATGCCTTTACGTAA
- the argB gene encoding acetylglutamate kinase — MTTSESMHLTEHNKRKFFVIKCGGSILSQLPDEFYEDLVTLKRQGIHPVLVHGGGPEISDMLETLSIHTQFVEGLRVTTAEMVDTVEMVLSGKINKQLVRNVHRAGGKAVGLSGVDGGMFKCKLTDQALGRVGEVIEVESALIKQLSHSGYIPVLSPISMDPAGHSLNVNGDEAASAVAKALQAEICLVSDIAGIYELIDGEKVVFETLDEEEITKLIEKGTIYGGMIPKVKGAVSALSEQVSSVIILDGREKHALKKAVAHEPIGTRIVRKELLECH; from the coding sequence ATGACTACGTCCGAATCAATGCATCTTACCGAACATAACAAGAGAAAATTTTTCGTCATCAAGTGCGGAGGGAGCATTCTAAGTCAGCTTCCAGACGAATTTTATGAAGACCTTGTCACATTAAAGCGACAGGGTATCCACCCTGTGCTCGTTCACGGTGGAGGCCCGGAAATTTCAGATATGCTTGAAACTTTGTCGATTCACACACAATTTGTTGAGGGTCTTCGGGTAACGACCGCTGAAATGGTTGATACCGTGGAAATGGTTCTAAGCGGCAAAATCAATAAACAGCTTGTTAGAAACGTTCATCGGGCTGGCGGTAAAGCGGTTGGGTTAAGTGGTGTTGATGGAGGTATGTTCAAATGCAAACTGACCGATCAAGCACTGGGCCGTGTCGGTGAAGTTATTGAGGTTGAGAGTGCATTAATTAAACAGCTTTCTCATTCAGGCTACATACCAGTTCTTTCTCCGATCAGTATGGATCCCGCTGGACACTCTCTCAATGTGAATGGGGATGAAGCGGCTTCTGCCGTAGCAAAAGCCTTACAAGCTGAGATTTGTCTTGTGAGTGATATTGCCGGTATTTATGAACTCATCGATGGTGAGAAAGTGGTGTTCGAAACACTAGATGAAGAAGAAATAACTAAATTAATTGAGAAAGGAACGATCTACGGTGGAATGATACCTAAAGTAAAAGGAGCCGTTTCCGCCTTATCTGAGCAAGTATCATCCGTTATTATTCTTGATGGTAGAGAAAAACATGCTCTAAAAAAAGCAGTAGCACATGAACCGATTGGAACACGAATTGTTCGAAAGGAGCTTTTAGAATGTCACTAA
- the carB gene encoding carbamoyl-phosphate synthase (glutamine-hydrolyzing) large subunit: MPLRKELKKVVILGSGPIIIGQAAEFDYAGTQACLALKEEGIEVVLINSNPATIMTDTSIADQVYMEPMTIEYVEEILKKEKPDGIIGTLGGQTGLNLVVKLYEKGILKKLNVELLGTSVESIQNGEDREKFRQMMIDIGEPVPESKIAVTRDEAKTFAHEIGYPIMVRPAYTMGGEGGGFAANDDELLEIVERGLALSPISQVLIEKSMLGWKEIEYEVMRDENDTCMIVCNMENMDPVGIHTGDSIVVAPSQTLNDYQYQMLRNVSLKVIRALNVIGGCNIQIGLNPNSNDYYIIEVNPRVSRSSALASKATGYPIARMAAKCAIGFTLDELPNPITGTTYAAFEPALDYLVVKIPRFPFDKFPEGDRALGTQMKATGEVMAIDRSFEGALNKAVRSLENGHHSLTDPFYKNVSTDKLNTQLKHPTDERLFLISEAFRRGYSIEEVKSLTSIDYWFLVKVKNLVEAEMELMEVTELSEEVLKRAKRLNISDAYIAEASELTLDAVLERSRLAGIQRGMKQVDTCAGEFEAVTPYFYSTFLGNDEVVKVSDPGILVLGSGPIRIGQGVEFDYCSVHAAQAVKKLGYRAVVINNNPETVSTDYSVADRLYFEPLAIEDVLGVIEKENIIGVAVQFGGQTAVNLAEELHERGIPILGTPVENINKVEDRDQFYQLLDSLAIPYIEGKMAYQPSEMVRLAEELGFPIIVRPSYVIGGQNMFIFRNMDELRRYATKLGQSSKKMWPFLLDRFVEGIECEVDVICDGESIAIPGIMEHLERAGVHSGDSTAVYPPISLTKDQKKIITEYSQKLSEALNCRGLMNIQFVIDQNIIYVLEINPRSSRTVPVISKVTNVPMVEWAIKAQLQTGSLQETGLLDEKPYYTVKFPIFSNGKLKNVDHVLGPEMKSTGEVLGIAKTKQEALCKAVLSTWDTEKLPSAILCSISEEHKEDASDTLSNLTEKGVAIYATQGTYRFLTEKGIEAQLIKRDLNEIDQLMKDDIDAIVSIPTTGREKERLGFQIRALATRYKIPCFSHVDTLQLIDLSGAKTKEVKSLQDWHQSKPTTIGQER; this comes from the coding sequence ATGCCTTTACGTAAAGAACTGAAAAAAGTAGTAATTCTTGGCTCAGGGCCGATCATCATTGGTCAGGCCGCAGAATTTGATTACGCAGGCACACAGGCCTGCCTCGCTCTAAAAGAAGAAGGAATCGAGGTAGTGTTAATTAACAGCAATCCAGCAACGATTATGACTGATACCTCGATTGCCGATCAAGTTTATATGGAGCCCATGACAATTGAGTATGTGGAAGAAATTCTGAAGAAAGAAAAACCCGACGGAATTATTGGAACACTTGGCGGACAAACAGGGTTAAACCTTGTTGTTAAACTATATGAAAAAGGTATTCTAAAGAAATTAAACGTGGAGCTTCTCGGAACTTCTGTTGAATCTATCCAAAATGGTGAAGATCGTGAGAAATTTAGACAAATGATGATCGACATCGGGGAACCGGTGCCTGAATCGAAAATCGCCGTAACGCGAGATGAAGCAAAAACATTTGCACATGAAATAGGATATCCGATTATGGTTCGTCCTGCTTATACAATGGGAGGCGAGGGAGGCGGCTTCGCAGCAAATGATGATGAGCTGCTTGAAATTGTCGAACGTGGCCTCGCTCTAAGCCCAATTTCTCAAGTCCTTATTGAGAAAAGCATGCTTGGTTGGAAAGAAATCGAATATGAAGTGATGAGAGATGAAAATGATACGTGCATGATCGTTTGCAACATGGAAAACATGGACCCGGTTGGGATTCATACCGGCGATTCGATCGTAGTCGCTCCATCGCAAACGCTAAATGATTACCAGTATCAAATGCTTCGCAATGTATCTTTAAAAGTCATCCGCGCCCTCAATGTGATCGGTGGATGCAACATTCAAATCGGATTGAACCCGAATTCAAACGATTATTACATTATTGAAGTGAACCCGAGGGTGAGCCGTTCTTCAGCGCTTGCTTCAAAAGCAACGGGGTATCCAATAGCACGAATGGCGGCAAAATGCGCAATTGGTTTTACACTTGATGAGCTGCCAAACCCCATTACAGGCACAACCTATGCAGCTTTTGAACCAGCACTCGATTACCTCGTTGTCAAGATTCCACGATTTCCCTTTGATAAATTTCCTGAAGGGGATCGTGCACTTGGAACTCAAATGAAAGCAACTGGGGAAGTAATGGCCATCGATCGCAGTTTCGAAGGAGCTTTAAACAAAGCGGTTCGATCTCTTGAGAATGGCCATCATTCCTTAACGGATCCCTTTTACAAAAATGTAAGTACTGACAAATTAAACACCCAGCTGAAGCATCCGACAGACGAAAGGCTTTTTTTAATTAGTGAAGCTTTTCGAAGAGGGTATTCAATTGAAGAGGTTAAGTCGCTTACTTCGATCGATTATTGGTTCCTTGTGAAAGTGAAGAATTTGGTAGAAGCTGAGATGGAGTTAATGGAAGTAACCGAGCTTTCTGAAGAGGTGCTAAAGCGTGCGAAGCGGTTGAATATTAGTGACGCATATATCGCAGAAGCAAGCGAATTAACACTTGATGCTGTGCTAGAGCGAAGTAGACTAGCGGGGATCCAGCGTGGGATGAAACAAGTCGATACCTGTGCTGGTGAATTTGAAGCAGTCACGCCTTATTTCTATTCCACTTTTCTTGGAAATGATGAAGTTGTGAAAGTAAGTGATCCAGGTATTCTCGTGCTTGGATCCGGACCTATACGGATTGGGCAGGGTGTCGAATTTGATTATTGTTCCGTTCACGCCGCGCAGGCGGTTAAAAAACTCGGATACAGGGCAGTAGTCATCAATAACAATCCAGAAACGGTAAGTACAGATTACAGTGTCGCTGACCGACTTTACTTCGAGCCTCTTGCTATTGAGGATGTTCTGGGAGTCATCGAGAAAGAGAATATAATCGGTGTAGCCGTTCAATTTGGTGGTCAAACAGCTGTTAATTTGGCGGAAGAGTTACACGAAAGAGGCATTCCGATCCTGGGCACTCCTGTTGAAAATATAAATAAAGTAGAAGATCGTGATCAGTTTTATCAATTGTTAGATTCTCTCGCTATTCCCTATATTGAAGGGAAAATGGCCTATCAACCGAGCGAAATGGTACGTCTTGCAGAGGAATTAGGGTTCCCGATTATCGTAAGACCGTCTTACGTGATCGGCGGGCAAAACATGTTTATCTTCCGTAACATGGATGAACTGAGACGATACGCCACTAAATTAGGGCAAAGTTCCAAAAAGATGTGGCCATTCCTGCTTGATCGCTTTGTAGAAGGAATTGAATGTGAAGTAGATGTGATCTGTGATGGAGAATCGATTGCGATACCGGGAATTATGGAGCATTTGGAACGAGCAGGCGTCCATTCAGGTGATAGCACAGCCGTTTATCCACCAATCTCTCTTACGAAAGATCAGAAGAAAATCATTACAGAGTATTCTCAAAAGCTATCTGAAGCGCTCAATTGTCGTGGTTTGATGAATATCCAGTTTGTCATTGATCAAAACATTATTTATGTTCTTGAAATTAATCCGAGATCATCGAGAACCGTGCCGGTGATAAGTAAAGTCACTAACGTGCCAATGGTTGAATGGGCGATTAAAGCTCAGTTGCAAACAGGATCACTTCAGGAAACAGGGCTTCTGGATGAAAAGCCTTACTATACAGTGAAATTCCCGATTTTTTCAAATGGGAAATTGAAAAATGTTGACCATGTGTTAGGACCTGAAATGAAGTCAACAGGAGAAGTGCTTGGGATTGCGAAGACCAAACAGGAAGCGTTATGTAAGGCTGTTTTATCAACATGGGATACCGAGAAACTGCCTTCTGCGATTCTTTGTTCAATCAGTGAGGAGCATAAAGAGGACGCTTCAGATACCTTATCCAACCTTACTGAAAAAGGGGTAGCAATATATGCAACCCAAGGAACCTATCGTTTTCTAACTGAAAAAGGAATAGAGGCTCAATTAATAAAGAGAGATCTTAATGAGATTGACCAGCTCATGAAGGATGATATTGATGCGATTGTCTCGATCCCGACGACTGGAAGGGAAAAAGAGCGATTAGGCTTTCAGATTCGCGCGCTAGCGACTCGATATAAAATTCCTTGCTTTTCTCATGTTGATACACTTCAGCTAATTGACTTAAGCGGAGCGAAAACGAAGGAAGTGAAAAGTCTTCAGGACTGGCATCAATCAAAACCTACTACAATTGGACAGGAGAGATGA